One window of Marinobacterium aestuarii genomic DNA carries:
- the lon gene encoding endopeptidase La, producing the protein MDQIEAKEDAVTIELPVLPLRDVVVYPHMVIPLFVGREKSIQALEAAMSSNKEILLVAQKNASDDEPVAEGLFEVGTVASVLQMLKLPDGTIKVLVEGDYRANIESFHQTDDSFTARVSVLKVEDTDPAEAEIYKRTALDQFERFIQVNKKIPTEVLTSLQNIDDIGRLADTIAAHMSLKLDEKQHILEMLDNHKRLEHLMALMESEIDLVEVEKRIRGRVKKQMEKSQREYYLNEQMKAIQKELGDLDESGTNDMDELKRRIDGAGMPKEAYDKTLGEYNKLKMMSPMSAEATVVRGYIDWMLQVPWAKRSKVRHDMRRAEKILNEDHYGLAEVKDRILEYLAVQKRVRKLKGPILCLVGPPGVGKTSLGRSIARATNREYVRMALGGVRDEAEIRGHRRTYIGSMPGKLIQKMCKVGVKNPLFLLDEVDKMGMDQRGDPASALLEVLDPEQNSTFNDHYMEVDFDLSDVMFVCTSNSMNIPGPLLDRMEIIRIPGYTEDEKLNIARKYLVSKQLAQNGLKTSEIEICDEAIKHLIRYYTREAGVRGLEREIAKICRKLVKELSLGQFKGEKRVIGGDELEHYSGVRRHSFGIAEEEDQVGHVTGLAWTQVGGEILSIEAAVVAGKGRQVTTGCLGDVMKESIQAALTVVRSRAQSLGIAADFHEKSDIHIHVPEGATPKDGPSAGVGMCTALVSVLTGIPVRADVAMTGEITLRGQVLPIGGLKEKLLAAHRGGIRTVIIPQENERDLKEIPDNIKADLEIKAVKWIDDVLDIALKYQPKPREDDLKEPVASDKKTVKDESGQIKTH; encoded by the coding sequence ATGGATCAGATTGAAGCAAAAGAGGATGCTGTAACCATCGAGCTTCCGGTATTGCCGCTGCGAGACGTCGTTGTCTATCCGCACATGGTCATTCCGCTGTTTGTTGGTCGTGAAAAGTCGATTCAGGCCCTCGAAGCGGCCATGAGCAGCAACAAGGAAATATTGCTGGTTGCACAGAAAAATGCATCTGATGATGAGCCCGTGGCCGAAGGGCTATTCGAGGTCGGCACCGTTGCATCCGTGCTGCAGATGCTCAAATTGCCGGATGGCACCATCAAGGTGCTGGTGGAGGGTGATTACCGCGCCAATATTGAAAGCTTTCACCAGACAGACGACAGCTTTACCGCCCGGGTTTCGGTGCTCAAGGTCGAAGATACCGATCCTGCCGAAGCTGAAATCTACAAGCGCACGGCGCTGGATCAGTTCGAGCGGTTTATTCAGGTCAACAAGAAGATCCCGACCGAAGTGCTGACATCGCTGCAGAATATCGATGATATTGGTCGTCTGGCCGATACTATAGCGGCGCACATGTCGCTCAAGCTGGATGAGAAACAGCACATTCTCGAAATGCTGGATAACCACAAGCGTCTCGAGCATCTGATGGCGCTGATGGAGTCGGAAATTGATCTGGTCGAAGTGGAAAAACGCATCCGTGGCCGGGTCAAGAAGCAGATGGAGAAGAGCCAGCGCGAGTACTACCTGAATGAGCAGATGAAGGCCATTCAGAAAGAACTCGGTGATCTGGATGAGTCCGGCACCAATGATATGGATGAGCTCAAGCGCCGTATCGATGGCGCGGGCATGCCCAAAGAGGCCTACGACAAGACGCTGGGCGAGTATAACAAGCTCAAGATGATGTCGCCGATGTCGGCCGAGGCCACCGTTGTGCGCGGCTATATTGACTGGATGCTGCAGGTTCCCTGGGCCAAGCGCTCCAAGGTGCGGCACGACATGAGACGGGCCGAGAAGATTCTCAACGAGGATCACTACGGTCTGGCGGAAGTGAAGGATCGCATTCTTGAGTACCTGGCTGTGCAGAAGCGCGTGCGCAAGCTCAAGGGGCCAATACTGTGTCTGGTCGGCCCTCCGGGTGTCGGCAAGACGTCCTTGGGGCGTTCCATCGCGCGGGCCACCAACCGTGAGTACGTGCGCATGGCCCTGGGTGGTGTGCGTGACGAAGCCGAGATTCGCGGTCACCGCCGCACCTACATCGGTTCCATGCCGGGCAAGCTGATTCAGAAAATGTGCAAGGTGGGCGTCAAGAACCCGCTGTTCCTGCTGGATGAAGTCGACAAAATGGGCATGGATCAGCGCGGAGATCCGGCGTCGGCGTTGCTGGAAGTGCTGGATCCGGAGCAGAACAGCACCTTCAACGACCATTACATGGAAGTGGACTTTGATCTGTCCGATGTAATGTTCGTCTGCACCTCCAACTCGATGAATATTCCAGGGCCGCTGCTGGACCGCATGGAAATCATCCGCATTCCGGGTTACACCGAGGATGAAAAGCTCAACATCGCTCGCAAGTATCTGGTGAGCAAGCAGCTGGCACAAAATGGTCTCAAGACATCCGAAATTGAAATTTGCGATGAAGCCATCAAACACCTGATTCGCTACTATACTCGCGAAGCCGGCGTGCGAGGCCTGGAGCGCGAGATCGCCAAGATCTGCCGCAAGCTGGTCAAGGAACTGTCCCTGGGGCAGTTCAAGGGCGAGAAGCGGGTCATTGGTGGCGACGAGCTGGAACACTACAGTGGTGTGCGCAGGCACAGCTTTGGCATCGCCGAGGAAGAGGATCAGGTGGGTCATGTGACCGGTCTGGCCTGGACTCAGGTGGGTGGCGAAATTCTCAGCATTGAGGCGGCTGTTGTGGCTGGCAAGGGGCGTCAGGTGACGACCGGCTGTCTGGGCGATGTGATGAAAGAGTCCATTCAGGCGGCGCTGACCGTGGTGCGAAGCCGCGCCCAAAGTCTGGGTATTGCGGCGGACTTCCACGAAAAGAGCGATATCCACATCCATGTTCCGGAAGGCGCCACACCCAAGGATGGCCCCAGTGCGGGCGTTGGCATGTGCACCGCGCTGGTGTCGGTACTGACCGGAATACCGGTGCGGGCGGACGTTGCCATGACCGGTGAAATCACGCTGCGCGGGCAGGTTCTGCCGATTGGCGGGCTCAAGGAAAAACTGCTGGCGGCGCACCGTGGTGGCATTCGCACGGTGATCATTCCGCAGGAAAATGAGCGTGATTTGAAGGAAATACCGGATAACATTAAGGCGGATCTGGAAATAAAAGCCGTTAAATGGATTGACGACGTACTGGATATTGCACTCAAATACCAGCCCAAACCGCGTGAAGATGATCTGAAGGAGCCGGTGGCTTCAGATAAAAAAACGGTGAAGGATGAGTCTGGACAGATAAAGACTCATTAA
- a CDS encoding HU family DNA-binding protein: MNKSELIDAIAASADIPKAAAGRALDSALESISGALQKGDSVALVGFGTFGVKERAARTGRNPQTGQPIEIAAATLPTFKPGKALKDAVNK, from the coding sequence GTGAATAAGTCTGAACTGATTGATGCTATTGCAGCTTCTGCTGACATTCCGAAAGCAGCTGCTGGCCGTGCATTGGACTCTGCTCTGGAAAGCATCTCTGGCGCTCTGCAAAAAGGTGACTCTGTCGCTCTGGTTGGATTTGGTACCTTCGGTGTCAAAGAGCGCGCAGCGCGCACCGGTCGCAACCCGCAAACCGGTCAGCCGATCGAAATTGCTGCAGCGACTCTGCCGACTTTCAAGCCGGGCAAGGCTCTGAAAGACGCGGTAAACAAGTAA
- a CDS encoding SurA N-terminal domain-containing protein, with protein MLQSIRDNSQSIVAKVIVGLIVVTFALFGVESLVSLTTGTKAPATVNGEEIGDQELFRAVELQRRQLLAQMGANADPAALDDNLIRTMVLDRLIDDAVLVQSANDQGMAISPQMLDQMIVSTGDFQLDGTFNRDQFEAVLRNVGLTPLTYRDYLRRETLIEQEKSGYQLSAFVTDNQLKNLLALDRQTRDMAWFEVPAAPVRAQIEVSDADIAARYEARRDLYQTEEQVSIRYLLLDKASLLGDIEVTDAELQGQYQQVLGSFSSDEEREAAHILIEVSDDQDASAAEAKAQALKKQLDEGADFAALAQANSDDPGSAASGGDLGLNARGMFVGPFEDALFAMKDEGEVSAPVRTEFGYHLIKLGKIVQTEAPSLDEMKADLREQILTQKGESRYVEQLERLADVTFSSGNLEEPAEELQLDIQTTEPFGRTGGSDAISANPRVLAAAFSTELINDGVNSAPIELDAGRSVVIRVQEHLRPRQQTQDEVADVIRQELLDEKAAARIDALAGELLQQLKQGADMAELAAAQNQTLTELVDVSRASQELATEVRAELFRMPQPQADTSSYASVELNNGGRAIVALKAVTVPDLDDAVSADELKAMRAYLAGRQGQQDYQDLVRTLKGAAEIEKN; from the coding sequence ATGTTGCAGTCCATCAGGGACAATTCCCAAAGTATCGTTGCTAAAGTAATCGTGGGTCTGATCGTTGTGACCTTCGCCCTGTTCGGTGTGGAGTCGCTCGTCAGTCTGACAACAGGTACCAAGGCGCCGGCGACCGTTAACGGTGAAGAGATCGGTGATCAGGAGCTGTTTCGTGCCGTCGAGTTGCAGCGTCGCCAGCTGCTGGCTCAGATGGGTGCAAATGCTGACCCCGCCGCGCTGGATGACAATCTGATTCGTACCATGGTGCTGGATCGCCTGATTGATGATGCAGTGCTGGTGCAGTCTGCCAATGACCAGGGCATGGCGATTTCACCGCAGATGCTTGATCAGATGATCGTCAGCACCGGTGACTTTCAGCTCGATGGCACCTTTAATCGGGACCAGTTCGAGGCCGTATTGCGCAATGTCGGGCTGACGCCGCTGACCTATAGGGACTACCTGCGCAGGGAAACCCTGATCGAGCAGGAGAAGTCCGGCTATCAGTTGTCTGCTTTTGTCACCGACAACCAGCTGAAGAACCTGCTGGCGCTGGACCGTCAGACCCGTGACATGGCCTGGTTTGAAGTGCCGGCCGCGCCTGTCAGGGCGCAGATTGAGGTGAGCGATGCCGATATAGCTGCGCGCTATGAAGCCCGGCGCGACCTGTATCAGACCGAAGAGCAGGTCAGCATCCGCTATCTGCTGCTGGACAAGGCGAGTCTGCTGGGTGACATCGAGGTCACTGATGCCGAGCTGCAGGGGCAGTATCAGCAGGTGCTGGGGAGCTTCAGTTCTGATGAAGAGCGTGAAGCGGCCCATATCCTGATTGAAGTGTCTGATGATCAGGACGCCTCGGCCGCCGAAGCCAAAGCCCAGGCGCTGAAAAAGCAGCTGGATGAAGGTGCTGATTTCGCGGCTTTGGCGCAGGCCAATTCCGACGATCCAGGCTCCGCGGCCAGCGGTGGTGACCTGGGGCTGAACGCCCGGGGCATGTTTGTTGGTCCTTTTGAAGATGCGCTCTTTGCCATGAAGGACGAAGGTGAGGTGTCAGCGCCGGTACGCACCGAGTTTGGCTATCACCTGATCAAGCTGGGCAAGATAGTCCAGACAGAAGCACCGTCCCTTGATGAAATGAAGGCCGACCTGCGCGAGCAGATTCTGACGCAGAAGGGCGAAAGTCGCTATGTTGAGCAGCTGGAGCGCCTCGCTGACGTCACCTTCTCATCCGGTAACCTGGAAGAGCCTGCCGAGGAGCTGCAGCTGGACATTCAGACCACTGAGCCCTTTGGTCGCACTGGCGGCAGCGATGCCATCAGCGCCAATCCACGGGTGCTGGCGGCGGCTTTTTCTACTGAGCTGATCAATGATGGCGTTAACAGTGCGCCCATCGAACTGGATGCCGGTCGTAGCGTCGTTATTCGCGTGCAGGAACATCTGCGCCCGCGTCAGCAGACGCAGGATGAGGTGGCCGATGTGATCCGTCAGGAGCTGCTGGACGAGAAAGCTGCGGCGCGTATCGATGCTCTGGCGGGCGAGCTGCTGCAGCAGCTGAAGCAGGGGGCGGATATGGCCGAACTGGCTGCGGCTCAGAATCAGACGCTGACCGAGCTTGTCGATGTAAGTCGTGCCAGCCAGGAGCTGGCCACTGAAGTGCGTGCCGAGCTGTTTCGCATGCCGCAGCCGCAGGCCGACACTAGCAGCTATGCCTCGGTGGAGCTGAATAACGGCGGTCGGGCTATCGTGGCGCTCAAGGCAGTAACGGTGCCGGACCTGGATGATGCAGTATCGGCCGATGAACTCAAGGCCATGCGCGCATATCTGGCGGGTCGTCAGGGTCAGCAGGACTATCAGGATCTGGTGCGTACGCTTAAAGGTGCAGCCGAGATCGAGAAAAACTGA
- a CDS encoding ABC transporter ATP-binding protein — MNETLVEVSHLSVRFEQDGQAINAVRDISFNIPRGQTLALVGESGSGKSVTALSILRLLPYPRASHPSGRIRYQGEDLLQTDEPRLRQIRGDRIGVIFQEPMTSLNPLHTLEKQIGETLLLHKGLSGMQARRRILELLTLVGLPDPASRLGSYPHELSGGQRQRVMIAMALANEPELLIADEPTTALDVTIQEQILELLARLQQQLGMAILLITHDLNIVRRHAHRVCVMYQGEIVEQASTQALFAAPEHAYTRRLLDAEPSGTPAEPPTEPQDIISTDNLRIWFPVKKGLLQRVTEHIKAVDGVSLQLSRGQTLGVVGESGSGKTTLGLAILRLIRSEGDIILEGKSIQGLAQKQIKPLRRQLQVVFQDPYGSLSPRMPISDIINEGLEVHGIGDGAAAREQLIIDVLQEVGLDPASRHRYPHEFSGGQRQRVAIARALVLKPRLIILDEPTSALDRTVQKQIVELLRELQRRHRLSYIFISHDLAVVRALSHQLLVMKQGKVVEQGPAARIFEQPAHEYTRQLLKAAFR; from the coding sequence ATGAACGAGACCCTGGTCGAGGTCAGTCATCTTTCGGTCCGCTTCGAGCAGGATGGCCAGGCCATCAATGCCGTGCGTGACATCAGCTTTAACATCCCCCGCGGCCAGACCCTGGCCCTGGTGGGGGAATCGGGTTCCGGCAAATCCGTCACGGCCCTGTCCATACTGCGCCTGCTACCCTACCCGCGCGCCAGCCATCCCAGTGGCCGCATCCGCTACCAGGGCGAAGACCTGCTGCAGACCGACGAGCCGCGGCTGCGACAGATTCGCGGCGACCGTATCGGGGTCATCTTTCAGGAGCCCATGACCTCTCTCAACCCGCTGCACACACTGGAAAAGCAGATCGGCGAAACCCTGCTGCTGCACAAGGGCCTGAGCGGCATGCAGGCACGGCGGCGCATCCTGGAACTGCTGACCCTGGTGGGCCTGCCGGATCCGGCATCACGCCTTGGCAGCTACCCCCACGAACTCTCCGGCGGCCAGCGCCAGCGCGTCATGATTGCCATGGCGCTGGCCAATGAACCGGAACTGCTGATCGCCGACGAGCCCACCACGGCGCTCGATGTCACCATTCAGGAACAGATTCTGGAGCTGCTCGCCCGCCTGCAGCAGCAACTCGGCATGGCCATCCTGCTGATCACCCACGACCTCAACATAGTGCGCCGCCATGCGCACCGCGTCTGTGTCATGTACCAGGGTGAAATTGTCGAGCAAGCCAGCACCCAGGCGCTGTTCGCCGCCCCCGAACATGCCTACACCCGCCGCCTGCTCGACGCCGAGCCCTCGGGCACACCTGCTGAGCCACCCACAGAGCCGCAGGACATCATCAGCACCGACAACCTGCGGATCTGGTTCCCTGTAAAGAAAGGGCTACTGCAGCGCGTTACAGAACACATCAAGGCCGTGGATGGTGTATCGCTGCAGCTGTCCCGCGGTCAGACCCTGGGGGTTGTCGGCGAGTCCGGCAGCGGCAAAACCACCCTGGGCCTGGCCATACTGCGACTGATCCGCAGCGAGGGCGATATTATTCTTGAGGGCAAGAGCATCCAGGGACTGGCGCAAAAGCAGATAAAGCCACTGCGTCGCCAGCTGCAGGTCGTCTTCCAGGACCCCTATGGCAGCCTGAGTCCGCGCATGCCGATCAGCGATATCATCAATGAAGGCCTCGAAGTCCATGGTATTGGCGATGGCGCGGCGGCCCGCGAGCAGCTGATTATCGATGTTCTGCAGGAGGTTGGGCTGGACCCTGCAAGCCGGCACCGCTATCCCCACGAATTCTCCGGCGGCCAGCGCCAGCGTGTCGCTATCGCCCGTGCACTGGTACTCAAACCCAGGCTGATCATTCTGGATGAACCGACGTCTGCGCTCGATCGCACGGTGCAAAAACAGATTGTGGAGCTGCTGCGCGAACTGCAGCGACGTCATCGACTGAGCTACATCTTTATCAGCCACGACCTGGCCGTGGTACGTGCCCTCAGCCACCAGCTGCTGGTCATGAAACAGGGCAAGGTGGTCGAACAGGGCCCTGCTGCACGCATCTTCGAACAGCCCGCCCACGAATACACCCGCCAGCTGCTCAAGGCGGCCTTTCGCTGA
- a CDS encoding ABC transporter permease, which produces MRLNPINRRRLDNFRANKRGYWSLWLFGLLFFVSLFAELIANDRPLMVQYQGELYWPVAQDYSETRFGGEFETLADFKDPYIQDLINNQGQGWILWPAVRYSFDTINYDLSVPAPSAPSTDNWLGTDDQGRDVLARVIYGFRVSVLFALVLTLASSVVGVVAGAIQGYYGGKVDLLFQRFIEIWSGLPVLFLLIILSSLVQPNFWWLLGIMLLFSWMNLVDVVRAEFLRGRNLEYVRAARALGLGNRLIMFRHILPNAMVATLTFMPFIFNGSLVTLTALDFLGFGLPPGSASLGELVAQGKSNLHAPWLGITAFFALAIMLTLLIFIGEAVRDAFDARKLKL; this is translated from the coding sequence ATGCGACTCAATCCGATCAACCGCCGCAGACTCGATAACTTTCGCGCCAACAAGCGCGGCTACTGGTCACTCTGGCTCTTCGGGCTGCTGTTTTTTGTCAGCCTGTTTGCCGAACTGATCGCCAATGACAGGCCACTGATGGTGCAGTACCAGGGCGAGCTGTACTGGCCGGTAGCACAGGATTACAGCGAAACCCGCTTTGGCGGCGAGTTTGAGACCCTGGCCGACTTCAAGGATCCCTATATCCAGGACCTGATTAACAACCAGGGCCAGGGCTGGATCCTCTGGCCAGCGGTACGCTACAGCTTCGATACCATCAACTACGACCTGTCGGTACCGGCACCTTCTGCGCCCAGCACCGATAACTGGCTGGGTACCGATGATCAGGGCCGCGACGTGCTGGCACGGGTCATCTATGGCTTTCGCGTATCGGTGCTCTTTGCCCTGGTACTGACGCTGGCAAGCTCTGTGGTCGGCGTTGTCGCCGGTGCCATCCAGGGCTATTACGGCGGCAAGGTCGACCTGCTGTTTCAGCGCTTTATCGAGATCTGGTCCGGCCTGCCGGTGCTCTTCCTGCTGATTATCCTGTCGAGTCTGGTGCAGCCCAACTTCTGGTGGCTGCTGGGCATCATGCTGCTGTTTTCCTGGATGAACCTGGTGGATGTGGTGCGAGCCGAGTTTCTGCGCGGCCGCAACCTGGAATATGTCCGCGCCGCTAGGGCACTGGGCCTGGGCAACCGGCTGATCATGTTCCGTCATATTCTGCCCAACGCCATGGTCGCCACCCTGACCTTTATGCCCTTTATCTTCAACGGCTCGCTGGTCACCCTCACCGCGCTGGACTTTCTTGGCTTCGGCCTGCCTCCAGGTTCCGCCTCCCTTGGCGAACTGGTCGCCCAGGGCAAGTCAAACCTGCATGCGCCCTGGCTTGGCATCACGGCATTCTTTGCCCTGGCCATCATGCTGACGCTGCTGATCTTTATCGGTGAAGCGGTACGCGACGCCTTCGATGCAAGGAAACTCAAGCTGTGA
- a CDS encoding microcin C ABC transporter permease YejB has protein sequence MAAYILRRLLLIIPTLLGILTINFFIIQAAPGGPVEQTLAQLEGLNVEATGRIGSAVQSDIIQNSNGDSSYRGAQGMDPALVAQIEKLYGFDKPVHERFLQMLQNYLVFDFGRSFYSDKPVTTLIMEKMPVSISLGLWTTLLTYLISVPLGIKKAVRDGTPFDVWSSSAIIVGYAIPNFLFAILLIVVFAGGTYFNWFPLRGLTSSNFEELSLLGKIGDYFWHIALPVLASVISSFATLTMLTKNSFLDEIGKQYVLTARAKGLNENQVLYGHVFRNAMLLIIAGMPAALIGIFFTGSMLIEVIFSLDGLGLLGYEAVINRDYPVIFGTLYIFTLIGLVLKLISDITYVIVDPRIDFESREG, from the coding sequence ATGGCAGCTTATATACTGCGGCGCCTGCTGCTGATTATTCCAACGCTGCTCGGCATCCTGACCATCAATTTCTTCATTATCCAGGCCGCCCCCGGCGGCCCGGTAGAGCAAACCCTGGCGCAGCTTGAGGGGCTCAATGTCGAAGCCACCGGTCGCATTGGCAGTGCCGTGCAGAGCGATATCATTCAGAACAGCAACGGTGACAGCAGCTACCGCGGTGCCCAGGGCATGGATCCGGCTCTGGTGGCCCAGATCGAAAAGCTCTATGGCTTCGACAAGCCGGTACATGAGCGCTTTCTGCAAATGCTGCAGAACTACCTGGTGTTCGATTTTGGCCGCAGCTTCTACAGTGACAAACCGGTCACGACCCTGATCATGGAAAAAATGCCGGTATCCATCTCCCTCGGGCTCTGGACGACCCTGCTGACCTACCTGATCTCGGTGCCACTGGGCATCAAGAAGGCGGTGCGGGACGGCACCCCCTTCGATGTCTGGAGCAGCAGCGCCATTATCGTCGGCTACGCCATACCCAACTTCCTCTTTGCCATCCTGCTGATCGTGGTCTTCGCCGGCGGCACCTATTTCAACTGGTTTCCGCTGCGCGGGCTGACCTCATCGAACTTCGAGGAACTCTCGCTGCTCGGCAAGATCGGCGACTACTTCTGGCATATAGCCCTGCCGGTACTGGCATCGGTGATCAGCAGCTTTGCAACGCTTACCATGCTGACCAAGAACTCCTTCCTGGATGAAATCGGCAAGCAGTATGTGCTGACCGCCAGGGCCAAGGGCCTGAATGAAAACCAGGTCCTCTATGGCCATGTGTTTCGCAACGCCATGCTGCTGATCATTGCCGGCATGCCCGCCGCCCTGATCGGCATATTCTTCACCGGCTCCATGCTGATCGAGGTCATCTTCTCCCTCGATGGCCTGGGCCTGCTGGGGTACGAAGCCGTCATCAACCGCGACTACCCGGTGATTTTCGGCACCCTCTATATCTTCACCCTGATCGGTCTGGTGCTGAAACTGATCAGCGATATCACCTATGTGATCGTTGATCCACGGATCGATTTCGAGAGTCGGGAGGGATGA
- a CDS encoding extracellular solute-binding protein: protein MTSTHLPLRLLGAVIINVCLFASSSLLADSHPSHGIAMHGDLKYPADFSHYDYVNPQAPKGGTLKQWDMGTFDSFNSFIIKGNVAAGTNLMYDSLMDQAADEPFSQYGLLAESVIMPEDRRWVTFKLREAARFSDGEPVTAEDVIFTFDILRSKGSPFYGAYYAGIDRIEAPNPQTVTFHFKGENNRELPLIVGQASILPKHYWQDHAFDSPSLDIPVGSGPYRIDSFEAGRSISYSLRDDYWGADLPVRRGHNNFRQMRFDYYRDATVALEAFKAGEYDFRLETSSKEWATAYTGPAFDDGRILKQELSNGNPTGMQAFIFNTRRDKFADPRVREALGYAFDFEWTNRNIFYNAYTRTHSFFSNSEMAATELPGPEELALLEPLRDQVPPEVFSKVYRAPSTDGSGNIRGELRQGMRLLQSAGWEFKDNKLVNSKTGEPFRFEILLVQKEFERVIAPMIRNLERMGVEVDIRIIDVSQYINRLRSFDFDMVVGSFPQSSSPGNEQRDFWHSELADMPGTRNLVGIKNPAVDSLVDTLIAAPDRASLVTAARALDRVLQWNHYVIPQFHIATYRIAYWDRFGMPKVRPAYSLGTDTWWALPTDTAASAH, encoded by the coding sequence ATGACCAGTACACATTTGCCCTTGCGACTGCTCGGCGCGGTAATTATCAATGTCTGCCTTTTTGCCAGCAGCAGCCTGCTCGCTGACAGCCACCCCAGCCACGGCATCGCCATGCACGGCGATCTCAAGTATCCGGCCGACTTCAGCCACTACGACTACGTGAATCCCCAGGCCCCCAAGGGCGGTACCCTGAAACAGTGGGATATGGGCACCTTTGACAGCTTCAATAGCTTTATCATCAAGGGCAATGTGGCCGCCGGCACCAACCTGATGTACGACAGCCTGATGGATCAGGCCGCTGATGAGCCCTTTTCCCAGTACGGCCTGCTGGCCGAGTCGGTCATCATGCCGGAGGACCGCCGCTGGGTAACCTTCAAGCTGCGCGAAGCCGCCCGCTTCAGCGACGGCGAGCCCGTGACCGCCGAGGACGTCATTTTCACCTTTGATATACTGCGCAGCAAAGGCAGCCCCTTTTATGGCGCCTATTACGCCGGCATAGACCGCATTGAAGCGCCCAATCCCCAGACCGTGACCTTCCACTTCAAGGGCGAAAACAACCGCGAACTGCCACTGATCGTGGGCCAGGCCAGCATTCTGCCCAAACACTACTGGCAGGATCACGCCTTCGACAGTCCCTCCCTGGATATTCCCGTGGGCTCAGGCCCCTACCGCATCGATAGCTTCGAGGCCGGCCGTTCGATCAGCTACAGCCTGCGCGATGACTACTGGGGCGCAGACTTGCCGGTACGGCGCGGCCACAATAACTTTCGCCAGATGCGCTTTGACTACTACCGCGACGCTACAGTCGCGCTGGAAGCCTTCAAGGCCGGCGAATATGATTTTCGCCTTGAAACCTCTTCCAAGGAGTGGGCTACCGCCTACACGGGTCCCGCATTCGACGATGGCCGCATCCTGAAACAGGAACTGAGCAATGGCAATCCCACCGGCATGCAGGCCTTTATCTTCAACACCAGACGCGACAAGTTCGCCGACCCCCGGGTACGTGAAGCCCTCGGCTATGCGTTTGATTTCGAGTGGACCAACCGCAATATTTTCTACAATGCCTATACCCGTACTCACAGCTTTTTCTCCAACTCTGAAATGGCCGCAACCGAGCTGCCAGGACCCGAGGAACTGGCACTGCTGGAGCCGCTGCGCGACCAGGTGCCACCTGAGGTTTTCAGCAAGGTCTACCGCGCGCCCAGCACCGATGGCAGCGGCAATATCCGCGGTGAACTGCGCCAGGGCATGCGCCTGTTGCAAAGCGCCGGCTGGGAGTTCAAGGACAACAAGCTGGTGAACAGCAAGACCGGCGAGCCATTTCGCTTCGAGATCCTGCTGGTTCAAAAAGAGTTTGAGCGCGTCATAGCACCGATGATTCGCAACCTCGAGCGCATGGGCGTGGAGGTGGATATCCGCATCATCGATGTGTCGCAGTACATCAACCGGCTGCGCAGCTTCGACTTCGACATGGTGGTGGGCTCCTTCCCGCAATCCAGCTCACCCGGCAACGAGCAGCGCGATTTCTGGCATTCGGAGCTGGCCGACATGCCCGGCACCCGCAATTTGGTGGGCATCAAGAACCCCGCCGTCGACAGCCTGGTGGATACCCTGATCGCAGCACCGGATCGTGCCAGTCTTGTCACCGCCGCCCGCGCCCTTGACCGCGTACTGCAGTGGAATCACTACGTCATACCGCAGTTCCATATCGCCACCTATCGCATCGCCTACTGGGACCGTTTTGGCATGCCCAAGGTACGCCCCGCCTACAGCCTTGGCACCGACACCTGGTGGGCATTGCCGACTGACACTGCGGCGTCCGCACACTGA